A segment of the Ipomoea triloba cultivar NCNSP0323 chromosome 1, ASM357664v1 genome:
CGGAAAGGTAAGGCGTGCACTGCCCAAGACTGTAGATTGTCTCATTTGCAGTGTACTTAGCTTGTAGAGTCGCAAATTTCTTGGGTGATCGGCTACTGCGAGTGGCCAGCTGATTCAACGTGTTTCCGACAGCATCCATGAAGCTAGCCGGCTGAGAGTCGTTCTGCGTATTACGAAAATGTATGACGGGCGACTGGTCGGCTCTCCCCAACATAGAACTGTTGGAGTAACGCAACATACAGTAATCGTACCAGGCAACAACAGCCATTTGGTTGGGGGGCCAGCATAGCCGCAGTATCTCTGTGCTAGCTCCATCTACACAAGTCTGGCAATCGGTGATTGAGACATCACCCCGGCACATGAACAGCCCGTACACGGTGTTCCCAGACCCATCGTAGTCGTCACCGGCACTGGAGTTGTAGAAACCATTTCCATAGCCATCGGAAGAAAGATCGGAGAGGAGAGATTCAAGAAATTGTCCATAGGTGCCGGTGGCCGTATAGGTAGTGTTGAGACAATAGTATCCGTAAGGTGCGGAGATAGTTCCGATGAATAGGGCGATGATGATGAGCAAGCAGAAGCAGAGCATGTAGCCCCGCAACACAAAACGTCcaatcattatattttttttaatatatgatatatagaGTTCAGTTAGTAGTATATATGATCTTATTTAGGAGATCAGAGTTGATGGATGAGCAATCAAAATAATGGAGATTCGGAATACATGCTATGCTATGTTTCATTTCCAACTAGTCAACCCCCGCTGGACTCGCTTTTCCACAAGTACGCTATTATTCAACAAACGAAGCAGCTATGAAGTAACCTTGTTTCTTCAATGTACGTGGTACAATGAAATTAAAACGGCAGTAGTTATACCgtgtaccatggtccacaatgcattgtggatcatgggtcatgactgatactgcagttgttttgaacggatactacagttgtgttgaaaaggaattgcagttgtgcggaacagaggccatttcatctgtctggaactgcagttgtgttgaactgatactgcagttgtgttgaacggatgaacgacctctgtttcgcgcaactgcaatttcttttcaacacaactgcaatatcttttcaacacatgcaactgcagtatccgttcaacacaactacagtatcaatcatgatcatggtccacagtataatttgcgttaAAACGGGGTCATTGACATTTTTGTATGGATTTGACAAGGATGAGATAAAAATGTGCAGGAATAAAAAGGTGGATCAAAATGTGTAAAGTACTAATTTGATTACCTTCTTCTCATTagaatttttaagaaaaaggtAATTAGACTAccttctttattaaaaaaaaaaaaaaaaactgacaagTTATTTAAGCTTTTGTCTGTAGTGTCACATGGGAgggagactttttttttttaagactctctttttttttctttttgaaagtttaagacttTATTTCCTTCAAATTTGTATCCCCTTCTTCAAGCATAAATACCTCCTTCAATGGGGATGGAGAAGATGATGAAGCATATATAAACATTACATCATATGATTGCTTTCCCCTTGGACCCCACATTTAATTGTACCATAAAATGggatgctatttttccaacacatTCTTGTGGTTGTAATTGATTGATTGCATGATAAAATTGTTGACTTTGAATGCCATTGCAAACCCTAGGTTTAGAATTAGGGATTTTTACTTGGGTTTGTTTAATTTCATGTGCTTGAATTATTGAAATTGAGGATATAATTGTGTAATTGATTGAATGACTAGTGCTTTGAATGCAAGAACGCATGTCTTAGAggatatatgtgtgtatttgGGATGATTTTGACTTGCTTGATACATGCTTATGGGTTAATTGAGATGTTTTGATCATTGTGTTCGCCATGAATATATGATGGAAAGTTATGAATGAGTTATATATTGATCTCATATGTTGTGATTGACatgttttgaaaatgaattgggATTTTGTGATGTTCAAGTGGGTTCAAAATTGTTTGTGAAGTATGGATAAGGCATGTGCTTTTGTGCTAAGCTTATGCATGATTGGTTGTGGTGGGCATGCATATTGCAAATAGACCCGTTGCGGATCAATCTGGAGGGAATCAAACTCAAATACGTGAAGAGACCCGAGACTGAACCCGACCAACCCAAGCTTCGCCGAGTCCAGCCTCGACAGAGCTACGTTAGCCCAAGTGTGGATGAGCAAGGCCTTAGCTTGGCCCAACCAGCCCTACGCTAGTCTGGCCGAGCTCCGTGCTTGGTCGGGGCCTAGCGTCTTCGGTTGACGTGGTCTTCCCGACATATGTTGCAATCTAAGTTGGCTGTAACCTCCCACTGCACCTTCTTTCATTGGACAGTTAGGAGAGATTTGGAGTATATAAAGTATATAAACACTCCATTAAACATGTTTTCTTAGGACATTCTAATCTTTTATCTTTGATATTGACTTGTTACTACAAAAATTATTCCTTGTATAGCTCTACACATTATCAATGCAAGAACTTAGTCTCTATGAGACTGTGACTAACAACTTTTGTCCCTTTATTACGTCATTCTTTGTCTTAACCCTATACTtgtcatatttaaaatttaatccgGTTAATTGATTCGGACCTTCCAGTCAATATAATTCATCAGGTTGTATCCCTTTGGATGGATagaatacataattatattgacGCTTTAAGTTTCTTTTTATCGGGAAATAAAGTTCGTGAGAGAGAATTCAACTCTTAATTCATGGGTCAACAATAGATTTTTCCatataattgtcaaattaattatgcCATACGACAAGTTGAAAATGACATGAGCGAAGAAAATTTCAACACTCATAACAAATGGTACGGAGTGTATGTTGAAGAACAttgatgaaaaattgaatttaaatttcgttaaaattaaaagaaaaattatttggaTATTTGCATTGGGTGGACGCTTAGAAACTTTAACCCAACATTCTTTCACTTCAAATATCATGCTGATTATtatgcaagtataagaaaataaaactatagCATAATGATAAATGTTTGATGCTAATCATTCATATCAAAGTAGGTCATGGTGGCGGTGACTACTATGTAAttgaaggaaataaaattatgtttataatttttgtcaGAGTAGTAAGCATTTGATTTTAACATATTAGTTTCATTGTTTGGTAAGTGAGAAATAAATTGTTtggaataattaatataaagacTCAAATGTTCTTACATAATAAAGATATGTGATGGTAATATAGAAaatcatgttatatatttttcttccaaaagtgtgaaaaataaaatatttaaggaGACTAAGCAATAAGATTTCATGACAAGTTTTAATTCATAATCAATCCATTTTCGTGACAGTACGTACAGCAGTGTTAATTAGTTTTggtttcaaataattaaaaccgACTCATGAGAACATAAGAAAATCATCTgtttaaatattatgtgtattatactGTCCACCTCTCGTTctcaaataataatactagCTTGCTACATCATAGAATGCATTAAGTAACCATATTACACGTAGTAACTATACCAATCCATATTTCACATGGaagatttaaattaaatgcCAAATTGATGATCCACGAATAGTATCTGCAAATGACCTTCGATTTAATGTGAGAAAATACTCTATCAAAACTTTTCTCATCCTACCAGTGTTAAGTTGTCAGCTATCTTCGCCGTTTTGATTCTTTTCGCATCTCTGCCAGGTAACTCTCCAGGTTGGACTTCTCCCACAGTTGTCTTTGAATAAGGTCTTCTTTTGTCGATTCATCTGAACAACAAAAAGCGAAAGAAAACCCCGCATTAGTTTTAGTAGCGTACCTATATCATGGACTCACCAACAAAATAATACTGGGATAACCTGGATCATGACAAATTGACAACGCCATCTGACCTCAAGAGTggatttatattattttctccaAACTAAGATATAATGTTTTCATGGAAAATGACTAGGTATTAATGAAAGATTGAAAGTCTTACCAATGTATTCCCATGAATCCAAAGAAACGCCTAGAGAACTTCGTGTTAAGTAGGAAGCATCTTCCCTAGAGTATGGAGCTCGTTTGATGTTGTACCTCCAGAACCAACAACCATGCCACAATAGAAGCTGTAAAAGTCATAACTTCTATGGTTAAAAGTTCCAGTTAAAAAGTAACAAGACTTTATATTTGTTTCTAAAGAGCATTTACTCTTCATTTCATAATAAAAGGATATGCACTAACCTTTCCTATAGTGTAAGGAAGAAGCAAGAAGCGAATTCCAAGAAGTCCCCAAATAGATGGTTTTTCAGCACCCTTTATCTGCAGATTAAGTTCCTTGCTGAGGTCTTCGTCCACTTTCCTGTCATAAGTAAGAAACTCAACTGAACGCCCCACATTAACCAAGAGCCCAACAAATTACAAAACAAGCATCAGCTTTAGACACAAAACTATTGCTTGGCTGAACATGAAGTAACGGTGGcaagaccattaaaatttaaaataagatcATACTTATCCAACTGTTTGGCACTCTTCTTTttacttgtaacacccccaCTGCGTTCAAGTTCCAAAGCACGTAGCTTATTTTTGTACGCTGGTGTTTTCTTGACCATGTCAATAGCCTGAAACAAGTGCACAACTTGATAGAGTATACTATTGATAGAAATCTTGTGTTTTAAGAATAACTAACAAAGATCCTTTATATAAGGCTGGTATAGCATTGAACAATACTTGTACTCTATTATACTAAACTAGAActctaagaatacatacaaaaCACATAGtcatatactaatactaatactcTAAAACTGTCATCAAAGAATTAGTTACAAATTAAGTTGCAAACATCATGTGCATAGGAGTATCTCATCAAAGACTTAATAGCAAAGAAATTATTTGCAGTCATCACGTATAGGGTATATATATGTGATCAAAGAATTAATTTGCAGTCATCATGTGTGTAGGTATAAACTAAGTGAGAATTGTTCTAATAGTGTATGCAGGATAAAATGATTACAAGATGGACATGTGAGGAACATCTGTGTTTAACCCTTAGAATAAGAGGCCATTGCATGTGAATGGTGACCCTATTAAGGGCATGCAAACAAAACAGTAGTTTAGAATCACCAATTTGTAGGGTAATTCAGTCtaggaagaaaaacaaaatcagAAACCATGACAGCGTATTCTTTATTCTTCCATGCCAACACATCAAGATCTGCTTTCCATTAAAAGTAATGACAAAAACATGACAGCCAAATTGCAGATTGAACCTGAAAGGCATGTGGTTACCTGCTTATACCTTGTCCATTGATTGAGATATTGAAATGACGAGAGAATCAAAAGAAGACCAATAAGGACAGCACGAGGATCCTATaaacaggaaaaagaaaaaaaagaaaaaatttgttATGCAGGTAACTGAAATACAAATTTGAAAGCTAACAGCTACAGAGGAGGTCAGGAAGAAGGCACTCACGGTTTTGTGACCATAGTAAGCACGGTAGTATTGTGCTGTATTGTAGAATACCTGACAAAGAGGAAACATCACTTCAGTGTCCCACATCATTATCAGCCAATTTACAAGTTCAAACAAATTGGCTCCAAACCAATTTTTGATTTCCCCTCAttgcaaaaatgaaaatgtcaaaaaGATTGCATGCAGAACTATAGCATCTTAGCATGAACGAAGTAGCATGCTTATCACTGAATTTCCATATTGCAAAAAGAAATTCATAAGTGATATAAAAGCAGAACAACAGTTCATCAGcattatttatacaaaattatCACATGGAGTTGCAACTAACCTCCTCTGGGTGGGCAATTGCATAATCATATTGTTCCCTTGTGGCTTCATCTTTCAGTATCTGCAAGAAAAGAACCAACCGGTTTAATACTACCTACAAAGGCAAAGTTTCTCACCCCTAACTTACCAGTCAAATATGGTGACAATTTGTTAATCAATAAACAGTATGCTAACAAAAATACAAATGAATTGAGAATAAAGTATTGCTCTATATGCTTAAAACAATGATCTGATTCATTTTTGTCTGAGACAAGATAGTAGAAACTACAGATTTTAACATCCATATTCTTCCTTATAGAGGGAGATCCATCAAGAAACTACTACATTTTTCCACCACAATGTATGTTAAGCAGCAAAGATAGCATCTATTACTTACTGGTAAATTAGATACTACATTTTTCCATCACAAATGCACAATTGTCAACGAAATTACCAGTATAAAACTGAAAATAATCAGTCAGAAAAAAATTGCAGAGTTAAAAGTAATCACCTCATAGGCATTAGCAATTTTTACAAAGTGCTTCCTTGATTCTGGATCAGGATTTTTATCTGGATgactaaacaaaaaaattgaagaaagaagTCAATAACTTGAAACTATACATACCTAAAGTCTAAAAGATCACAGAGCTTACTATTTCAGCGAAAGCTTGTAGTAAGCCTTTTTAATTTCAGAGGCATTAGCATTTTGAGAGACTctgaaaacaacaacaacaacaattgataagttaatcaaataaaattgatttACTGCAAAAGTTGAGGAAAGGATCGCAATAGAAAATCACCCTAAGAGATCGTAACAGTCGTCTTCGTCGCAGTAAATGGAGATCGAAGGCTGGATCAGAAAGGAGAGAACGAGAATGACGGTGAGCGCGGACCAACGGATCGCCGCCGCCGCTGCCCCGTCCGTTCGCGCCATCGTCGTCTATTCTTCGTTGTTTCTCGCAGGAAGTGAGATTTTGTTCCAGCCTATCAGGAGGATCGGAGATTCGGAGGACGGAGGCTCCGGTGGTAAAATGACATTTGTATCCTTAAGTTGTTGACCGTTCTTTCTTTAGCTTCCCAATCGGCTAATGCTAGTAGCTGAGCTTTATCCAAATCGGCCCATAAACTTGAATTCTAGCACGAGCCCATTTGATAGCTTGAGCCCAAAtcacaatagttataccatggacttgGGGaaccatcacaatttacatactaagggtgtgtttgaaaagcaggaaaatgatttctaaaaaataatttctggaaaacgagtcatttttcagaaaacattttcctttcttgtgtttggctgcagaacagaaaactgtgtttgtgtgtttggctcattttccagaaaatgagtaggaaaatgaacaaaattatataattaaatattttaatcaatttgtttaaatgtaacaacatttataacaaatatacaatccaaaaaataaaataatcacaaaacaaatcacaacaaaataatatctctcataaaaaaattaaagaaaaaaaagtggcCGACTGGTTTCCAAACCAGTCCCCGTCGACCGATTGGTTTCGGAAACCAGTCGCCGTCGACTGATTTCGAAATCAGTCGTCATCCTTGGTCGGATGCTGTCTACTTGAAAGATTTTCagatatgaaaatattaatcttcaaaaataaatataacttaaaaacaaaaagaagaagttgaagatgtcaagaagatgggatgaagatgaagaagctgaagcatttaggaggcctaaggagatggaagaagcaaaggagaaggaagaagcaaacttccggaaaatgacttccccaaaaaaaaaaaggggaagtcattttccataaaattgagcttattttccattgaccaagaagTTCATTTCCTTTGACTCTATTTCCCCCTCCTTCctaaacaccaaaaacccggaaaatgatttccagaaataattttccgggtttccaaacacaccctaaatgtttacaattcaaattgtgaaaatttagttgtgaacattcagtatataaattgtgaacatcagtatgtaaattgtgtattttgtacTCGGGATCCGTGTCCATTTACATacagaatgttcacaattcaaattgtgaacactcttgtatataaattgtgaatattcaatatgcaaattgtgtattttagatcggggtccacagaataatttgtcaaaaaaaCTCTTAACCTTCTTGAGTTCTTGTTAAACAAAAGTGAATAAATTCGCGAAAAGGATTATCAAATGAGTGATTCTTATACCAGAATGTCATGAATTCAATTATTGTCAAGTATATTTTTATCAAGTCtattacacataattttttttaatccacaTCACCATTAACAtgatatttacaattaaaaatgttaattgcatttttaaaaaagcTCAAGTATATATTTGGAGATTTTTCCCCATTTGAGggtacaatttaatattttcaaagagTTAAATAGCTTATTTGATCCGTTTTTCAATTTGAAACATATATCCTTTAAAATTATATCAGGGCATTGTGGTGGACAATTTTTGATTCAAACGTGCCGTATTTTGGGCGGTTGCCTACCCAAAGCAAGCTGCCATAGAAGTATAGAACAAATTAATGATGGGAGCAATTGGCAATTGGCAATGGACCACATGACAAACAGCACAATAAAAAGACATAATGCATGTACACATTGCATCTTGTACGTACAATTGAAGATTCCCTATATTTTGTCATTGTGTTTTCTGCCTTGTTACATTCATACAGCATACCcgaatgaataaataaattaattaattaaagttggTTGAATGGTTAATTTAGTCGTTACAAGATTCTAAATTtgacttttaaataaaaaaaaatgatcgaTTGGCCCTCGTGGTTTGGATCAGCCAGCTATAGACAACCTAGCTAGGGTGCTTTACCACCTTGTGATCATTTGCCGGTTGAATCACAAGGTAAGATTTACCTAGTAAACACCATTGAGTATGTAGTACGTGGTTACATGttatccaaaataaataaataaagttagaTTCATAACAAAAAAAGATGTGTGGTTTGGAGGTCCATATGGCAAAATTCTACTGTTAGCTCAAGATTACATCAATGGCTAGATCAGACAAGACAGACATCCTCAGAGGCCTTCATGGTTTCTGTACGTTTACAATGAATTGCAGATTCTGTTCTAGCTAATAGCAGAATTTCAGCCATGCATGATGGTTTAGTCCTAGCTAGCTAATCAAAGGGCACTTTCAATTCATTCATCTCCACTGTACTTCCCCACAGACAGTGATAAATATATCAGCAACAATGTTCCCATGCTCGACCTGTCAATCAAAATCAGAAACTCAGAAAAATTGCACAAGTTTCATCATATTTATTAGGAAAAAGTGCCGAACATGTCACTAAACTTATGACTTTTCGTGCAATTGAATCACTGAACTTAAAATGTATTCAATTAAAccattaaacaaataaaatatgtgcaattgggacatttcttcattttttcatAGTATAATCCGATCATATAATTTAATGATATGTACTAAAAGtcgcattttcttctaccatactagttgagATGAAAGAAATGCTTTCAACGAAATCATAAAAATGTCACAAttacacatattttacttgtttgatagTTCAATTAttacacactttttaagttcaattacTGGACTATACAAAAACAATAAGTTCAATgatctatttgacatttttttcaatttattataacCCGAGAAATGTAAGGAGAGTGATGAACTTACAGGGTGGCAAAGAAGAAGAGGATCCTTCTTGGATCAAGTATCCAAGAAGCCAACGACGGCCGCCGGAACCCAAATCTCTTGCCACCGGCAGCGGCCATGGTTTTGCTTTCTAATGGGTTGGCGCCGGCGGCGATGATGGTTACTGGAGCAGAGTGGTCGGCGCCGGCCCCCACTACCACCACCATGGGCTTTTCCGGCGTGCCAGCGCCATGCAAAACAGCTGCAACTTGTACACAAACATACAAAAAACCATTAATGTGGTTGATTGGCTCTGCCATAACCAAACAAAccagaataatataatataattctcaAGAATTTCCATGCATGCATGTGCTGCAGCCAGCATTATCCTAGTAGTATTGAATCCGAACAACAAAGGAATGACAGCCTGTCTGTGTGACAACCACGACATAACATTAAaaattccaaatttccaatttTTAATCTTTGGACCCTCATGCGtgcatattttttattttggatgaCCAGAGAAATCTGTAACCATTATTAGAGGGGTGGGTGTCTGGATAAATCCTGTCAGACTATGTTGATCATAATTAACCAACTCAGACCAAAAAGCCTAATAAGTCACTTCTActtagggcaaattattgcgtaGATCATGGTCTACGtagtgttgtgtggaccataacaaaaagtacatttttaatatagtaaatgtacattatttgaaattttgtggTTACTAAATTAATCGCTTAATCAACTTGGCTGGAGTTGCTTATTTGCAGGTTGTTCTTCAATTCAACTATGCTATTTCACAGATTACATTATTTTCTTGCGCAAATGAAGGCGTGATTGACATTATTAATTACAGTAgttaatcatattattattactattaatcAACCTAGCTATGCCTAGCTATCAagcatatacattatatatctAGAAAACTtccaaaatgaatatataaaatccTGAAATTTTAAGAATGATGAGAGGAAGATTACAATCAGCATGTGGTTGGTATTTTCAGCATGTGAAACAAAGAAGACAATGGGATGTTGATTTGTCATCTTCTTTTTGGGGAGACAATTCGAGATTGAGATGTTTTGTAAGCTATGTAATGGTAGCGAATAGGCGTGGCCAACAGTCCTATTCATGTGAGATTCGAATTTTATAAGTttgaatattcaaaattattGAGGTATGATATATACTTTTCGATttaatatcataattttttttgaatactataaactctgttacaatatagtatctgttcatacctAATAtcatagttaattaattaaatagtataaaatcaTGTGATCATATAGTTCTATATATGACTTTAAATTATAGAATCATATAGACAATCTCCAACCAtttaaatgtatcaaaaaaatCTTAACGAATAATAATCCACCAAAATTTAAGCAAATTAGCAtgtaagttttatatatatatatatatatatataattctttgtTATCTTTTGTTAATTATGTTTGATTGAGGTGACACGGTTTCTTGGTTGTACCCTGCGTGTGGGCTGGGGCTGATAGTTGACCTTTTAGCACGTTTTGGCGAAAAAgcataaaagaatatatatatattaaagataaatcTAGATAtagacaaaataattttttggaatGGACTTACGAGAATATGGTTCATTCTATGATGGAAAAGTTAATGCTgttaatttattgattatatAATATTCTCCACTAATTCTCTAGCCAAAACACATGCATGtatattaattagtatatataccATCTCACTTAAGTTCGTCTTATAAAATTTTTCTAGTACGATTTATCTATTCCTGAACTATTAAGTAGAAATAAAGTTTACTTAGTGATTGTGAATTTTGTTCTTTATTCATAGAATTTGAGTTATCCTAACGTTGCCCTAAAAAGTTAAAATGCAGGGGAGAGAGTAAGATGGATGGGCACCTCTGGGAGAAGTAGCTATGAGATTATCAACGGCAACATTTGGATTggggatcttcttctccacACTTCTCATCTGTGACCCTTTTCTTGACAGGTTTCTCTGCAACTTCTTATCCAAAAAggcataaattattattaactaaagTAACCTTAGTCATGATAAAGACAAAGAAAAAAAGTAGATAAGCATTAAGCTAGCTATATAGCTTTTAACAAACGAAAAGGGAAAGGTGTTGCTTGTTCCCAGAGGGAATTCTTTATTTAGAACATTTGGATAAGCTTCTCGCATCCTCTTTTCCTTTCCCAGGTTTCGTTGTGATGTCATTAAGTTAGACATTTTTTTGTGACGAAGAAAATTCATAGTCACTTAGGGTGTTTAAGGATGAACTTGTCTTGTGATTTTAGTTGACAAAGAATTATAAGTAGATAAATCAATCTAGATTATTTATAACTAATCAGTTCAAATTAAGAAGGTCAATAGGTCTCAAAAGAAGATAAATCAAACTAAATTGTCTATAATTAAtcagttcaaatcaagaagatcaATATGTTGTTTTCACTGGaaattgaacttgtaactttgtgatTACTAAATTAACAGCTGGCCAATTTGAGTAGGGTTGGTCTATTAAGTTGACATTTTGTTGCAAgagaagaatgaagatgaagataaagATAAGGATGGAGAAGTTACATACAGTGATTCTTGAATTTGAGTTGATGTCTTTTTCAAAGCGTTCCATGTCCACAACAAAGCTGTCAGGCTTTGTGCTTGTGAACTGTAATCCATTATTATTAATGTGGTGCTCGGAAGAAGATGACAGTTTCTGGCCACCATTTCCTTCAAATTCTTTGCCCAACCCTTTTGATCTTGAATTCTCAGCCTCCATTACACTTCTCCTGTCAAAGCAAAAAAATATTGCAGAAAATGATATGAAAACTTGAGAGGAAATAAAGGGTGAGTTGAAGTTCATTGCAAGACTCcatcttttcttcttcctcactgCATTAGCAGACTTACCACTCCAAACAAAATctccctttttcttcttcttcttgttcttgaGGCCTCTGGTTTTCCTTTGAAGTTAAGAGCTTAGCATGCATGGATATGCATATATGTGTGGGTAGGTGtggtgtataatatatatagtggaAGCAAGATAGAATCTGTGTGTGTGGTGGGCGATAATCAAGAAGAATTTGGAGTTGAATTCGAGAGGTGGAAAGTGGGGGAGATTGAAGGATGATTGGAGAGAGAATTGAAGTTTGAGGAAATCTGCAATGGAACTCTTTATTAATAGCAGGAATTGAAGTGAATGTTGGGTTGTCAGTGGGGGAGTTCCTCAGGATTTTTCTTTTATCCCTTTCCGTCTTAATTTTTGGACCTTTTATTAGGAATCAAAAACtttagattaaaataataagaggACCGCTATAATAATATTGcccttaaaaaaacaaaaataactgAGTAACCAATGACTGATAAttgaattgattaaaatttttagttttcgACTCATGATACTcaatgaagaaaaataattttactttgATGTCGAACATTATGAGGTAAAATTAAgagtaaattttcttttttccaatAGTAATTAATAAGAGGTTTTGTTACTTACGTACATTGagcaaaattttcatcaaatctTAACATGTCATACTATTATTATCCCGTTTAAGTGAGACCTCTCTTAAATTAGCTAATAGTAGTTGACATTAAAACCTTTTTTATGTCACAATATTT
Coding sequences within it:
- the LOC116032198 gene encoding putative cysteine-rich receptor-like protein kinase 9; this translates as MIGRFVLRGYMLCFCLLIIIALFIGTISAPYGYYCLNTTYTATGTYGQFLESLLSDLSSDGYGNGFYNSSAGDDYDGSGNTVYGLFMCRGDVSITDCQTCVDGASTEILRLCWPPNQMAVVAWYDYCMLRYSNSSMLGRADQSPVIHFRNTQNDSQPASFMDAVGNTLNQLATRSSRSPKKFATLQAKYTANETIYSLGQCTPYLSDSDCHSCLTAAIQQLSRCCYSSLGARTYSTSCNIRYEVYSFYNSIADPAPPPAPLPIRPPPPVPFRPPPPPPPTGEGKPFLEIVIDGIYVN
- the LOC116001277 gene encoding chaperone protein dnaJ 50; this translates as MARTDGAAAAAIRWSALTVILVLSFLIQPSISIYCDEDDCYDLLGVSQNANASEIKKAYYKLSLKYHPDKNPDPESRKHFVKIANAYEILKDEATREQYDYAIAHPEEVFYNTAQYYRAYYGHKTDPRAVLIGLLLILSSFQYLNQWTRYKQAIDMVKKTPAYKNKLRALELERSGGVTSKKKSAKQLDKKVDEDLSKELNLQIKGAEKPSIWGLLGIRFLLLPYTIGKLLLWHGCWFWRYNIKRAPYSREDASYLTRSSLGVSLDSWEYIDESTKEDLIQRQLWEKSNLESYLAEMRKESKRRR
- the LOC115999471 gene encoding uncharacterized protein LOC115999471 isoform X1, with translation MHAKLLTSKENQRPQEQEEEEKGRFCLEWRSVMEAENSRSKGLGKEFEGNGGQKLSSSSEHHINNNGLQFTSTKPDSFVVDMERFEKDINSNSRITLQRNLSRKGSQMRSVEKKIPNPNVAVDNLIATSPRVAAVLHGAGTPEKPMVVVVGAGADHSAPVTIIAAGANPLESKTMAAAGGKRFGFRRPSLASWILDPRRILFFFATLSSMGTLLLIYLSLSVGKYSGDE
- the LOC115999471 gene encoding uncharacterized protein LOC115999471 isoform X3, with the translated sequence MHAKLLTSKENQRPQEQEEEEKGRFCLEWRSVMEAENSRSKGLGKEFEGNGGQKLSSSSEHHINNNGLQFTSTKPDSFVVDMERFEKDINSNSRITRNLSRKGSQMRSVEKKIPNPNVAVDNLIATSPRVAAVLHGAGTPEKPMVVVVGAGADHSAPVTIIAAGANPLESKTMAAAGGKRFGFRRPSLASWILDPRRILFFFATLSSMGTLLLIYLSLSVGKYSGDE
- the LOC115999471 gene encoding uncharacterized protein LOC115999471 isoform X2 — protein: MHAKLLTSKENQRPQEQEEEEKGRFCLEWRSVMEAENSRSKGLGKEFEGNGGQKLSSSSEHHINNNGLQFTSTKPDSFVVDMERFEKDINSNSRITLQRNLSRKGSQMRSVEKKIPNPNVAVDNLIATSPRAVLHGAGTPEKPMVVVVGAGADHSAPVTIIAAGANPLESKTMAAAGGKRFGFRRPSLASWILDPRRILFFFATLSSMGTLLLIYLSLSVGKYSGDE